The following are encoded together in the Bos mutus isolate GX-2022 chromosome 3, NWIPB_WYAK_1.1, whole genome shotgun sequence genome:
- the IGSF3 gene encoding LOW QUALITY PROTEIN: immunoglobulin superfamily member 3 (The sequence of the model RefSeq protein was modified relative to this genomic sequence to represent the inferred CDS: inserted 1 base in 1 codon), which yields MKCFFPVLSCLAVLGVVSAQRQVSIQEGPLYRTEGSHITIWCNVSGFQGPSEQNFQWSVYMPKAPEREIQIISTMDDTFSYAIYTQRVRSGQIYVERVQGNLALLHIIDLQTRDAGVYECHTPSTDERYFGSYSAKTTVVVIPDTLQATAVPQTLHKVEQDRLELTCDTSTETLQHSHLSVAWLRQRGGEKPVEVIALSRNFVLQSSSDYVQRQSLGEVRLDKLGSTTFRLTIFHLQPFDQGEFYCEATEWIQDPDGSWYPMTRKRSEGTVVNVQPTDKEFTVRLETEKRLYTVGEPMEFRCILEAQNIPDRYFAVSWAFNSSLIASMGPNAVPVLNSEFTHREARGELQVAKESDSVFVLKIYHLRQEDSGKYNCRVTEREKTVTGEFIDKESKRPKNIPIIVLPITDNWVVKVPQHHQILPQGHLESSIFVDVASNASVILEGDNLHLTCSIRTTGRPLSRFSVIWQLVDRQNRRSNIVWLDRDGTVQPGASYWERNSFGGIQMEQVQPNSFSLSIFNTRKEDEGQYECHVTEWVRAVDNEWQIAGERRASTLVSITALETGFAVTAISRTPGVTYNDSFDLQCIIKPHYLSRVPVSVTWRFQPVGTIEFHGLVTFTRDGGVQWGDRSSSFRTRTAIEKAESSNNVRLSISRASDTEAGKYQCVAELWRRNYNNSWMRLAERTSNLLEIRVLQPVTNLQVSKSKRTLTLVENRPIQLNCSVKSQTSQNSHFAVLWYVHKPSDADGKLILKTTHNSAFEYGTYAEEEGLRARLQFERHMSGGLFSLTVQRAEVSDSGSYYCHVEEWLLSPNYAWYKLAEEVSGRTEVTVKRPDSRLKLSQEQGNLSVLETRQVQLECVVLNRTSAASQLLVEWFVWKPNQPERETVARLSRDATFHYGEQAAKNNLKGRLHLESPSPGVYRLFIQNVAVQDSGTYSCRVEEWLPSPSGMWYKQAEDTAGQMAVRVTRPDAALQVDTVVPNATVFEKAAFQLDCSIVSRSSQDSRFAVAWYSLRTKAGGKRGSPGPEDGEEEEEEEVEVDEEEDEDPTERTALLSVGADAVFGPEGSPWEGRLRFQMLSPLLYRLTVLQASPQDTGNYSCRVEEWLPSPQKEWYRXTEEESAPIGIRVLDTSSTLQSIICSNDALFYFVFFYPFPIFGILIITILLVRFKSRNSSKNSEGKNGVPLLWIKEPHLNYSPTCLEPPVLSIHPGAID from the exons GTGTCGTGTCAGCGCAGCGGCAAGTCAGCATCCAGGAGGGACCCTTGTACCGCACGGAGGGCTCTCACATCACCATCTGGTGCAATGTCAGTGGCTTCCAGGGGCCCTCTGAGCAGAATTTCCAGTGGTCCGTTTACATGCCCAAGGCCCCAGAACGCGAGATCCAGATCATCAGCACCATGGACGACACCTTCTCTTATGCCATCTACACGCAGCGTGTCCGCAGTGGGCAGATCTACGTGGAGAGGGTCCAGGGGAACTTGGCCTTATTACACATCATTGATCTCCAGACGCGGGATGCCGGGGTGTACGAGTGCCACACACCCAGCACCGACGAGCGGTACTTCGGGAGTTACAGCGCCAAGACGACCGTCGTGG TGATCCCGGACACCCTGCAGGCCACCGCTGTGCCCCAGACTTTGCACAAAGTGGAGCAGGACCGCCTGGAGCTCACATGTGACACATCCACGGAGACGCTGCAGCACAGCCACCTGTCGGTGGCCTGGCTCCGGCAGCGAGGCGGCGAGAAGCCGGTAGAGGTCATCGCCCTGAGCCGGAACTTTGTGCTGCAGTCGAGCAGCGACTATGTGCAGAGGCAGAGCCTGGGGGAGGTGCGCCTGGACAAGCTGGGGAGCACCACCTTCCGCCTCACCATCTTCCACCTGCAGCCCTTCGACCAGGGCGAGTTCTACTGCGAGGCCACTGAGTGGATCCAGGACCCGGACGGCTCGTGGTACCCCATGACCCGGAAGCGTTCTGAGGGGACCGTGGTCAACGTCCAGCCCACCG ACAAAGAGTTCACCGTTCGGCTGGAGACGGAGAAGCGGCTGTACACGGTGGGAGAGCCGATGGAGTTCAGATGCATCCTGGAGGCGCAGAACATTCCCGACCGTTACTTCGCTGTCTCCTGGGCCTTCAACAGCTCACTCATCGCCAGCATGGGGCCGAACGCTGTGCCAGTCCTCAACAGTGAATTCACCCATCGGGAAGCCAGGGGCGAGCTCCAAGTGGCCAAGGAGAGCGACAGTGTCTTTGTGCTGAAGATCTACCACCTCCGCCAGGAGGACAGCGGAAAATACAACTGTCGTGTGACGGAGAGGGAGAAAACAGTAACCGGGGAATTCATCGACAAGGAGAGCAAGCGTCCCAAGAACATACCCATCATCGTCCTCCCCATCA CAGATAACTGGGTAGTTAAAGTCCCCCAGCACCACCAGATCCTGCCCCAAGGCCACTTGG agaGCAGCATCTTTGTGGATGTGGCCAGCAACGCCAGCGTCATCCTGGAGGGCGACAATCTGCACCTTACCTGCAGCATCCGGACGACGGGCCGGCCACTTAGCCGCTTCTCCGTCATCTGGCAGCTGGTGGACCGGCAGAACCGCCGTAGCAACATCGTGTGGCTGGACCGAGACGGCACTGTGCAGCCCGGCGCATCCTACTGGGAGCGCAACAGCTTTGGGGGCATCCAGATGGAGCAGGTGCAGCCCAACTCGTTCAGCCTGAGCATCTTCAACACCAGGAAGGAAGACGAGGGCCAGTACGAATGCCACGTGACCGAATGGGTGCGGGCCGTGGACAACGAGTGGCAGATCGCAGGGGAGCGCCGGGCCAGCACTCTCGTCTCCATCACTGCTCTCG AAACAGGCTTCGCGGTCACTGCCATCTCCCGCACGCCAGGGGTGACCTACAACGACTCCTTCGACCTGCAGTGCATCATCAAACCCCATTATCTCTCCCGGGTCCCTGTGTCAGTGACATGGCGGTTCCAGCCGGTGGGCACCATCGAGTTCCACGGTCTGGTGACCTTCACCCGGGATGGAGGAGTCCAGTGGGGGGACAGGTCTTCCAGCTTCCGGACCCGGACGGCCATCGAGAAGGCGGAATCCAGCAACAACGTCCGGCTGAGCATCAGCCGAGCCAGTGACACGGAGGCGGGCAAGTACCAGTGTGTGGCGGAGCTGTGGCGGAGGAACTACAACAACAGTTGGATGCGACTGGCCGAGAGGACCTCCAACCTGCTAGAGATCCGGGTGCTGCAGCCAG TGACCAATTTGCAGGTGAGCAAATCAAAGCGGACCCTCACCCTGGTGGAAAACAGGCCCATCCAGCTGAACTGCTCAGTCAAGTCCCAGACCAGCCAGAACTCCCACTTCGCTGTGCTCTGGTATGTTCACAAGCCCTCGGACGCCGACGGCAAGCTCATCCTCAAAACCACCCACAACTCCGCCTTTGAGTATGGCACCTATGCCGAGGAGGAGGGCCTGAGAGCCAGGCTGCAGTTTGAGAGGCACATGTCCGGGGGTCTGTTCAGCCTCACTGTCCAGAGAGCCGAGGTCAGCGACAGCGGCAGCTACTACTGCCATGTGGAAGAGTGGCTGCTGAGCCCCAACTATGCCTGGTACAAGCTGGCAGAGGAGGTTTCAGGGCGCACAGAGGTCACTGTGAAGCGGCCAG ATAGCCGCCTGAAGCTCAGCCAAGAGCAGGGCAACCTGTCGGTTCTGGAGACGCGGCAGGTGCAGCTGGAGTGCGTGGTCCTGAACCGCACGAGCGCAGCCTCACAGCTGCTGGTGGAATGGTTTGTGTGGAAGCCCAACCAGCCAGAGCGGGAGACTGTGGCCCGCCTGAGTCGCGATGCCACCTTCCACTATGGAGAGCAGGCAGCCAAGAACAACCTGAAGGGCCGGCTGCACTTGGAGAGCCCTTCCCCGGGTGTGTACCGGCTCTTCATCCAGAACGTGGCTGTGCAGGACAGCGGCACCTACAGCTGCCGTGTGGAGGAGTGGCTGCCCAGCCCCAGTGGCATGTGGTACAAACAGGCTGAGGACACCGCTGGCCAGATGGCTGTTCGCGTCACTCGACCAG ATGCTGCCCTGCAGGTGGACACAGTGGTCCCGAATGCCACGGTGTTCGAGAAGGCAGCTTTCCAGCTGGACTGTAGCATCGTGTCTCGCTCCAGCCAGGACTCCCGCTTCGCCGTGGCCTGGTACTCCCTGAGGACTAAAGCTGGAGGAAAGAGGGGTAGCCCTGGCCCAGaagatggggaggaggaagaggaggaggaagtggaggtgGATGAAGAGGAGGACGAGGACCCCACAGAGCGGACAGCCCTGCTGAGCGTGGGTGCAGATGCTGTCTTTGGCCCAGAGGGCAGCCCCTGGGAGGGCAGGCTCCGCTTTCAGATGCTCTCCCCGCTCCTCTACCGGCTCACCGTGCTGCAGGCCAGCCCCCAGGACACGGGTAACTACTCCTGCCGTGTGGAGGAGTGGCTGCCCAGCCCTCAAAAGGAATGGTACC TGACCGAGGAGGAGTCGGCCCCCATCGGCATCCGCGTTCTGGACACAA